GCGACTATGAGCGATGCGGGAGAGCTTCTTGCCCTCTTAAATTCGATAGAAGAGTTTCGAGCGACCGAAGAGGAGTCCTTTCTCTCATCGCTAGAGAGTGGAACATCCAGAAGATATATAGTCGAAATGGACGGCAGAATAGTTTCTACGGCCGCCAGTACCGCGGAGAGTTCCGATATGGCTATGATCATCGGAGTTGCGACTCACAAAGATTACAGGAAACGAGGACTGGCCTCCAAAGTCGTGTCGAAGCTCTGTTCGGATCTACTGAATTGGGGAAGGACTCCCTGCCTGTTCTACGATAACCCCGAGGCCGGAAAGATTTACAACAGGCTGGGCTTTCGCGAAATCGGGAAATGGAAGATACTGTATTTCAGGTAAGTTTGATCTTTGACGGTATTCGACGGTCTGGATCGCGTGAATTCAGACAAATCCTCGTAGGTCGTCCCCCTTTGATGTTAAAATCGGAATGAAGAGATCAAGCGAGGTGCATTGATGGAAAGAAAAGATATGTCGGCTATGGAAGTTCTTGAAGCTTATTTCGAAGCTTACAGAAACAGAGACCTTGAAACCATCGCGACACTTTGCGACGGTGATATCATTTATTTGAGCCCGGAGGGACTAGTCGCGGAAGGTTTCGAAGCCTTCTCAAGGCTAATCCAGGGTGAGTTCAACTCTTTCGGAGTTCTTTACGAACCTTTCCTCTGGCAGAGCAGTATCGAAAAGTCCGGCGAATGTCTTCTGTTGTGGAAACGTGGAGTTAAGTTAGCCAGAAACGCCGCTTTCAGGAGAGTCGAGATTCAGGGCTCCACGCTCCTAATTCGATCAAAGGGGATATGGAAGATCGCCTGTATTCAGTATTTTGTGCCTGTCTCTTTCAAAAGCCTGTTAAGCAGGAAGAAGTAGTCCTTACTTTTCAAAACTATCGTGTCATAGTAAAAAACGGGGTAAGTTGTGCTACGAACCAATGAAACGGATCTGCCCGATGTGCATTTATTTTTTAAGGAGGACAAATCTGTCGTGAACGATCTAAAAAAAGCTTGGCTCGTAGTTTACAGTGGGTTGGGAGTTAACTTGACCCTTGGAGTGCTTTACTCCTGGAGCATCATCTCCGCAGCTTTAATGGACAATTATGGTTGGAGCGCAACACAGACGCAGATCCCCTATATGTTGGCTTCCGCGGTTTTCGCGCTCACGATGGTCCCGGGAGGAAAGTTGCAGGACAGGCTCGGACCAAAACCGGTGCTCTTAATATCTTCGGTGCTGGCCGGTCTGGGATTCATTCTCTCCGGACTCAATCTCACGGTTGTGGGGCTCGCTTTGTTCTTCGGCGTGGTCTTCGGTCTGGCCATGGGTTTCGGTTACGCTTCGCCCACGCCCGCCGCCGTGAAATGGTTTCACCCCGAGCACAGGGGCTTGATTTCGGGCATAGTTGTAAGCGGTTTCGGCCTCGCGCCCGTTTATATCGCCCCTTTGACCAGTTCTCTTATAGGAGTGATGGGACTCCCGGCAACTTTGATCACCCTTGGGATAATC
This portion of the Mesotoga infera genome encodes:
- a CDS encoding nuclear transport factor 2 family protein, coding for MERKDMSAMEVLEAYFEAYRNRDLETIATLCDGDIIYLSPEGLVAEGFEAFSRLIQGEFNSFGVLYEPFLWQSSIEKSGECLLLWKRGVKLARNAAFRRVEIQGSTLLIRSKGIWKIACIQYFVPVSFKSLLSRKK